From uncultured Draconibacterium sp.:
GAACAAAAACAGCCAAGTGCGGATAACAAAAAAGGAATGGCAATTACATTACCATTCCTTTTCAGTAATTATATAAAAGTAAATCTTTACTCTTCAACGATCAACACATCCCATGGGGCAATATAAAGCTCTTCTCCATTGTTTATCGGCTCATCAGTTATCAGCTCCGTCCCGTTTCCATGTTCGTAAGTAAACGATTTTGCATCCGACGAATAGTTGTAATAGTAATGAATGGAATTCCCCATTTCATTTACACCTGATTTGGCAATTACCGGCCAGTGTAATTTCTGATCTACGCCCTGAACTTCTGCAAGATCAAGACTCTGCTGAATGATCTTTTCCTGGATTGCATCAGAAACCATGCAGCCTTCGTATAATAAAGTTCCGTCGCCATATTCATTAATCGTAATTGCCGGATACTCCTGAAAATATTTATGATCGTAAAAAGCAAGTGGTTTTGCAGTTTCCAACAAAAGATACTCGGCCCAGGTATGAACTTTGTTTTCCTTATCGCCAACGTTAAAAGGATCGTCTTTCAATTCAAGACTCTTAATGTTTGAAAACTCCTGGTAGTAAAAACCACAAACATCTTTTAAGGGGCCGGGCGCCAACATTGGACGTACCATCGAATTCTCGTCGGCGAAACCACTTTTAAACTGCATTATGACGTGGCCACCATTGGCAACATAGCTTTTGATTTTATTCAGCAACGCATCAGTAGCAATGTACAGCGATGGAACAATTACCAGGTCGTAGTTTTCAAATGCAGCATCTTCAGGAAAAATAAAATCGACCCCGACATTATTCTGGTACAGAATTTTATGAAACTGCCCCACCAGCGTATTTCGGTAATAATCGTTTTCAGTTGGTCCCCATGCCGATCCACCCTGATCGAATGGCATAAAATTCAACGCATCATTTGAATCGTGACTAAACAAAATCGCCACCTTGTTTTCCTTTTTCAGGTTAACCAGTTTTTTACCGATCCGTTCCAGCTCATGAGCTGTTTTTGATACTTCTGCATACGCCCGGTTGGGTTTCAGGTCGTGCGATAAAACACCTTTCCAATAGGTTTCCTGTCCGTAGTGAATTGAGTGCCAATGCCAGTACTCTACCATATTTGCACCTGAACCAAGATGTGCATACACATTTTGTCGCATCTGCCCCGGATAAGGCGGCTGCTGAATGCGGGAGTTCCAACCGATGGTTTGCGCATTGGTCTCGGTTATCAGGTAGTTTTTGCCATTTTTCACCGAGCGGAAGTAATCGCCGGCAAAAGCAATTTCATTTCCGGTAAGGTCTTCTTGCTGACCATGATATACATTAACTGCCATCATATCCATCAATTTGGCGCTTTCGTGCTGGTCGATATCCTGCACCGATGGCATAAAACAGTGCATTATAAACTGGTCGTCGCTTTTGTACTCCTGCACTATGGCCGATTGCCACTTTAAAAAATCGGCTACCGCCTTGCGGTTAAAACGCTCCCACTCCAATTTGTATGCGGTGTTTGTAATTCCATCGCGCGGTGCCAGTTCTTCCCAGCTGTCAATGGTCATTCCCCAGTAATTAAGGCCCCAAATTTTATTCAGGTTTTCCGGAGTTTTGAATTTATTTTTCAGATGATTAACAAAAGCCACATTAAAATCGTAATTATTCACTCCGCGCGAAGTGGCTTCGTTATCCACCTGAAATCCAATCACTCCCGGATGTTGCGCCAGGTTCTCCATCATTTTTCGAATAACCCGTTCACAGTAAAACAAATAGGTAGGATTGGTAATGTCCATATTTTGCCTGATTCCGTAGTAAGCTTTTTCTCCTTTCTGGTAATCAAGTAAAACTTCGGGATGTTTGTACCACAACCAGGAGGGAATGGAATACGTTGGTGTACCAAGA
This genomic window contains:
- a CDS encoding beta-galactosidase, which translates into the protein MVKQFFLTLLFLTVALSGFSQPEKFDNILYGVAYYHEYMPSERLDEDIRMMKEAGISVVRVGESTWSLYEQREGEFDFSYMKRIIDKMYDAGIKVILGTPTYSIPSWLWYKHPEVLLDYQKGEKAYYGIRQNMDITNPTYLFYCERVIRKMMENLAQHPGVIGFQVDNEATSRGVNNYDFNVAFVNHLKNKFKTPENLNKIWGLNYWGMTIDSWEELAPRDGITNTAYKLEWERFNRKAVADFLKWQSAIVQEYKSDDQFIMHCFMPSVQDIDQHESAKLMDMMAVNVYHGQQEDLTGNEIAFAGDYFRSVKNGKNYLITETNAQTIGWNSRIQQPPYPGQMRQNVYAHLGSGANMVEYWHWHSIHYGQETYWKGVLSHDLKPNRAYAEVSKTAHELERIGKKLVNLKKENKVAILFSHDSNDALNFMPFDQGGSAWGPTENDYYRNTLVGQFHKILYQNNVGVDFIFPEDAAFENYDLVIVPSLYIATDALLNKIKSYVANGGHVIMQFKSGFADENSMVRPMLAPGPLKDVCGFYYQEFSNIKSLELKDDPFNVGDKENKVHTWAEYLLLETAKPLAFYDHKYFQEYPAITINEYGDGTLLYEGCMVSDAIQEKIIQQSLDLAEVQGVDQKLHWPVIAKSGVNEMGNSIHYYYNYSSDAKSFTYEHGNGTELITDEPINNGEELYIAPWDVLIVEE